ATGGTTACATGCTCGCCGCCTGCCATGCGATCGGCCGCAATGCCGTGATCGACGAAGCAGTGGCCGAATTCCTCGCCGGCATCCTGCTGGTGCGTTATCCGGCGCTGCTCGCCGCGCGCTATGGAATCGATGTGGCCGGGATGGATGCGATCGGTATCGTCGAGACGGTCGGCAGGAAACGCGGCTGCCTGCGGGGTGGCAAGCTCGAACTGGAGAAGGCGGCGATGATCCTGCTGACCGATTTCCGCTCTGGGGTGTTGGGCCGCATCAGTCTCGAAACACCGCAGACCCGGGCGGCGATGCTTTCGCTGAAGGCGCAGGAATCCGCTGCGCCTCAGGCGGACTGATCCGCTGGCCGCAAAGGCAATTGCAGCGTGAAGGTGCTGCCATGCCAGGGGGTGCTGACGGCCTGGATCGTGCCACCCATCAGACTGGCTAGGTTCATCGCGATCGGCAGCGCCAGCCGCGTGCCGCACGCAGACCGATCGATCGGTTGGTCGTCGTGGGCGAAGGCCCGGAACGCATTGGTGATCTCTTCGCGCGTCATGCCGACGCCTTCATCTCTGACCGAGAACCACAGTTCGTCATCGGCGCTTAGCACGGTCAGCACGATGCTGCCGTGCGAACTGTGACGCACGGCGTTCATCAGCAGGGTGACGAGGATCTGCCGGATGCGCGCGGGGTCGCCGAGGATGAATTCCGGTAAAGAATCACTTTGCCGACAGACGAGCTCAAGTCCCTTGGCGGCTGCGTGCTGCTCGACCGCGGCGACTGCATCGGCGACGAGACTGGTGAGCTTGCAGGGGTTGTTTTCAAGGACGAGCTTCCCTGCCTCGATGCGGGAGAAATCCAGCACGTCGTCGATCGTGGCCTGCAATTGGGCGCCGGCTTTGTCGATGCGGCCGAAATGTTCTTGATCGATGGCGGATTCGCCCTGACGTGCGCCGAGCCGGGCGATCTGTCGGATGGTGGTGAGCGGAGCGCGGATCTCGCGGCTCAGGCTGGCTAGAAACTGGCTTTTCGCCTCCGAGGCGGCTTCGGCGGACGCACGGTCTTGGCGAGCTTCTGCGATTGTCAGCGCCAGTCTGTCGGCGAGACGGTTGATGTCGCCGACGAGCCGGCCGAGTTCGGTATTCAGATGGCCGGATGGAATCGGCAGCCGTTCGCCCTGCAGCGGATCCATCGTATGCAGACGCTCGGAGATGTGCGAAATCGGCCGGGCGACGAAGACGATCAGCGCCGTGCCGATCGCCCCGGAGACGACGAGGAGCTGCCAGAGGAGCTGCTCTGCTGCACGCTGGATCTCGTTGCTGCGCTGCTGGGCGATCACTTCCGGGTTGGGTGAGAGCCGGATCATGCCGACTTTCTTGTCAGGCGTGAAAGGGGATGTCACCACACGTTCGAGAGGAGGAAGCGTGACAGCTTCCGAAACAGGTGCTTCGCCGGCACGCTTTGCATCGACGAGCGTAATTTCATCGGCCTGGATCAGCACATGCAGCACTTCCGGACTTTTCAGCAGCCCAGTGGCAACATCCTCGGCAAGCGACTGATCCTTCAGGAAACAGGCGATGCTCAGGGTGCTGTAAATCGTGTCGAGCAACTGATTCAACCGGATGTCGACATTCCGCGCCGCTCGTTCGGCAGTTGCATGATAGGTGAACGCGAAAATGCCGATGCCCGCCAGGAAAAAGGCGAGCACCGTGAGCAGGATCGAACGCAGGACGATGCCATCTCCGGGAATGGGTTTCATCGCACGGCGCGGCAGAGGCAAAATTCCAGGTTGCGCATCGCCCGATCATACCAAACGAATATCTGCCGCGGTACCGATTGCACCTCGGCCCGGCTTGCGGTAGTGTGCGCGCCTTTTCGTTTCCAGTCCGACCCATGCTGCCTTCGATCGAATCCCGCATCGCCGCCGAACTCGGCGTGCTTCCCAATCAAGTCGCCGCGGCCGTCCAATTGCTCGACGGCGGCGCCACCGTGCCCTTCATCGCCCGTTACCGCAAGGAAGCGACCGGCAATCTTGATGACACGCAGCTGCGCACCCTCGAAGAGCGGCTGGGTTATCTGCGCGAGCTGGAAGAGCGCCGCGCGGCGATCCTGTCGAGCATCGAAGAGCAGGGCAAGCTCAGCCCCGAACTGAAGCATGAAATCGAGCACGCCGAGACCAAGCAGCGGCTCGAAGATCTGTATCTTCCTTATAAGCCCAAGCGCCGCACCAAGGCGCAGATCGCGCGCGAGGCGGGGCTTACGCCCCTGGCCGAGTCTCTTTATCGCGATCCGACGCTCGTTCCGGAAGCCGAGGCGGCGAAATTCGTCGCTGCCGACAAGGGCGTGCCGGACGTCAAGGCGGCGCTCGATGGGGCGCGCCAGATCCTGATGGAGCGTTTCGCCGAGGATGCTTCGCTGCTGGAGAAGCTGCGCGGCTATCTCAACGAGCACGCCTTCATCGTCTCGACCGTGATCGAAGGCAAGGAGGAGGCAGGGGCGAAGTTTCGCGACTGGTTCGATTTCCGCGAGCCATTGAAGAGCGCCGCTTCGCACCGCGTGCTGGCGCTGCTGCGCGGGCGCAACGAGGACGTGCTGCGCCTTTCGATCAAGACCGAGCCGGAACTGCGCGATCCGCCCGAATCCTCGCCCTGCATCGCGATGATCGCGCGTCATGTCGGCATCGAAGACAAGGGCAGGGCGGCCGACAGGTGGCTTACCGAGACGGTGCGCTGGACTTGGCTGGTGAAGCTCTCGCTCCATCTCGAAACCGAGCTGATGGGCGTCTTGCGCGAGCGCGCCGAGGAAGAGGCGATCCGCGTCTTCGCCCGCAACTTGCACGATTTGCTGCTCGCCGCGCCGGCTGGGCCGCAGGCGGTGATCGGCCTCGATCCGGGCATCCGCACCGGAGTCAAGGTCGCCGTCGTCGATGCCACCGGCAAGCTCTTGGAGACGGCGACGCTCTATCCGTTCGAGCCGCGCCGCGACTGGGAAGTCTCGATCGCCGCGCTGCGTCGGCTGGCGCAAAAGCACGGCGTCAAGCTCGTTGCGATCGGCAACGGCACCGCCAGCCGCGAGACCGACCGGCTCGTCGGCGAGCTGATCCAGCGCCATCCGGAACTGAGGCTGACCAAGGTCCTCGTCTCGGAAGCCGGCGCTTCGGTGTATTCGGCTTCGGAGCTCGCTGCGCGCGAGTTTCCCGAGCTCGATGTGAGCTTGCGCGGCGCGGTCTCGATCGCGCGCCGGCTGCAGGATCCGCTGGCGGAGCTCGTCAAGATCGAGCCGAAGAGCATCGGGGTCGGCCAGTATCAGCACGACGTCAATCAGGCCAAGCTCGCGCGCGCCCTCGATGCCGTGGTCGAGGACTGCGTCAATGCCGTCGGCGTCGATGTCAACACCGCTTCGGTGGCGCTCTTGGCCCGCATCTCCGGTTTGAATGCCACGCTCGCGGCGAACATCGTCGGCTACCGTGACCAACATGGGGCTTTCCCGACGCGCGCGGCGCTGAAAAAAGTGCCGCGGCTGGGAGAAAAGACTTTCGAGCAGGCGGCCGGTTTCTTGCGCATCCCTCACGGCGAGAATCCGCTCGATGCCTCGGCGGTGCACCCGGAAGCCTACCCGGTGGTCGAGCGCATCCTTGCCGACATCAAGAAAAGCGTGAAGGAAGTCATCGGCGATAGCCGCCTGATCCGCTCGTTGCGGCCCGAGAAATACACCGACGAACGCTTCGGCCTGCCGACGGTGCAAGACATCCTCAAAGAACTCGAAAAACCCGGCCGTGACCCGCGGCCGGAATTCAAGACCGCGTCATTCCGCGAAGGCGTCGAGGAAATCACCGACCTCGAACCCGGCATGGTGCTCGAAGGGGTGGTCACCAACGTCACCAACTTCGGTGCTTTCGTCGATATCGGCGTGCATCAGGATGGCCTGGTGCATGTCTCGGCGCTGTCGGACAAATTCGTGCGCGACCCGCACACGGTGGTGAAAGCCGGCGACGTGGTCAAGGTCAAGGTGCTGGAGGTCGATCTGCCACGAAAGCGCATCGCGTTGTCGATGCGGCTTTCAGACGAGGTGAGGAAGACGGAAAAAGTCGGCGCTGGGCAGACGGCATCTCCGCGTGATCTGCAACGCCATCGACAGCAGCCACGGCCAGAACCCACCAGCGCGATGGCGGCGGCGTTTGCGAAATTGAACCTAACAGCCCCGGCTGACCGCTCCTCAAGGTGAAAAGTGTCTTCGGAAATCAGAGTCTGCCTCACCTTCACCACTCGCTAGCGTCTTAGAATCCAGCGCGTTGTCTGCCGGGAGGGAAAAACAACATGTCCGCGCAACGGATCGCCGAGAAAGTGGCTGAAATCATGTGGGCCGACGACCATGCCGCGCGTGGCCTGGGCATCGAGATCGTCGCCGTCGGTCCCGGCGCGGCGACGCTGAAAATGGCCGTGCGACCGGACATGGTCAATGGCCACGGCAGTTGCCACGGCGCCTTCATCTTCGCGGTGGCCGATGCTACCTTCGCCTATGCCTGTAATTCCGACAACCAGCGCACGGTGGCATCTGGCGCGGACATCGATTTCCTCGCCCCGGCGATGATGGGTGAGGTGCTGACGGCGACGGCCATCCGGCGTCAGCAGGGCGGGCGCAGCGGTCTTTACGACGTCGAGGTCGTCAATCAAGACGGCAGGCTGATCGCGCTCTTCCGCGGCCGCGCGGTGCGCGTGAAAGGTCACATCTTCGAGCCAGCCTGAATGGCATGAGGCAAATTGCACGATTTCTTTCGATCCGATAGACTGGACAGTCTAGTCCATAGGATCGCTCCATGTCTTTTCCCGATCAAGCTGCGAGCGGCGATTGCCGGAAGCGTCTTTTACAAGCCGCCTGTGAGGTGTTCGGCGCCGAGGGTTACCATGTCAGTGTCGACCGTATCGCCGCGCAGGCAGGTGTGGCCAAGCAGACGCTCTACAATCACTTTTCGAGCAAGGCCGAGCTTTTTGCCGAGGTGATCAAAAATGCCACCGCCGAATTTCTCGTCGCTTTGGATGATGACGGCACCCCCTTGCGGGAGCGGTTGGTACGCTTCGGCGTGCGATATCGCGAACGCCTGCTCTCAACGGGCGGCCTGCAGTTCTACCGGATGCTGGTGGCCGAGATTCCGCGCTTTCCGGAACTGGCCGCCGCGTTTTACGAAAGCGGACCACGACGCACGGCCGCTTGTCTGCGCGAGGTAATCAAGGCGTCGATGGCGTGCGGCGAATTGCGCTGCGACGATGCCGAGTTCGCCGCTGGCATGCTTCTTTCGATGCTGGTTGGCGCCGAGCGTAGCCAATACCTGTTTTCCGGCGAAACACCGCCAGAATTCGATCCTGGCCAGGCGGCGAGGATCGTCGACTGTTTTCTGCGCGCCTTCGCTCCAGAAGGCGATGTCAGACGGAGTGATTCATGAAGGAAACGCTGAAGAAGGCCGCGAGCGGGATGCAGCGCAAGGCGCACGGAGCGCAGCGACCGAGAAAACGAGCCGAAGGCGAAGTTTCGGTGCAGGCTAACAGGAGCGAAGCGCAAGTTATGCCGGAACCACATAACATGGAGTTAGGCGAGGGAGCGACAACGAAGTTGCGGCGAAGGCTAACCTCGGCTTTGCCGAGGTTAAGCGAAGCGGCCGAAGCCAACACCGCGCAACGCGGCGATGCGCCCGCGCAGCAACTTATTCAGCGTTTCCTGAAAAAAATCCCATCTATTTTCCTCTTGTTGATCCTCGCGGCCTGCGGTCAGGGCAATGATGGGGGCAAGCCCGGCGCTACCGCAGGTCCGGGCAAACCCGCCGCAATGCCGCCGCCGGAAGTCGATGTCGTGACGGTCAAACCTGTCACGGCGAAGATCACGCAGGATCTGCCCGGTCGGCTACTGGCCTATCGCACTGCCCAGGTGCGGGCGCGCGTCGAGGGAGTGGTGGAAAAGCAGCTGTTCGTCGAGGGCAGCGATGTCAAGGCCGGCACGCCGCTGTTTAGAATCGATGCGCGCACCTACCGGGCACAGCTCGATGCCGCCGAGGCCGATCTCGCCGCGGCGCGGGCGGTGCTGGCGCGCTACCAGCCGCTTTTGGAAATCAAGGCGGTGAGCCAGCAGGAGTTCGACGCCGCCGCCGCCAAGGTCAAGCAGGCCGAAGCTTCGCTCGCCAAGGCGCGGCTCGATTTCGAGAATGCCGTCCCGTCGGCGCCGATTTCCGGCCGTATCGGCCGCGCGCTGGTCACCGAGGGCGCGCTGGTCGGCAGAAACGAGGCGACTCATCTGGCCACCATCGAACAGATCGATCCGATCCGCGTCGAATTCACCCACGGTTATGCCGATTTGCTGCGCCTGCAGCAGGCGGTGAAGGCCGGCAAGCAGAAAAAGGCCGACAGCGCCGAAGTGCAGCTTGTGTTGGAAGACGGCTCGCTCTATGCCGAAAAAGGCCGGGTCAAATTCACCGACATGGCGGTCGATCCGAGCACCGGCGCGGTGGTGCTGCGTGCCGAGTTTCCCAATCCGCGCCGCGAGCTGCTGCCCGGCGCCTTCGTGCGCGTGCGTTTTCCCGAAGCGATGATCGATGAGGCGCTGACCGTGCCACAGCGCGCGGTGCAAGGGTCGCCCACCGGCCAGATCGTGATGACCGTCGATGCCGAGGGCAAGGTGAGCGTGCGCCCGATCAAGACGGGCGGCGTCAGCGGCAATGATTTCATCGTCACCGAGGGTCTTGTGGCGGGCGATATCGTGATCGTCAATGGCCTGCAGAAGGCAAGACCCGGCAGCGTCGTCAAAGCGGTGCCCTGGACGCCTGGTGCGCCCCTGCTGGCTGGGCCGCCCGCCCCGGCCTCGGCAGCGGGGAAGAAGTAAATGCTGCCGCGCTTCTTCATCGACCGGCCGGTCTTTGCCTGGGTGATCGCGCTCGTCATCATCATGGGGGGGCTGATGTCTTTGCGCGAGCTGCCGGTGGCAAGCTATCCCTCCGTTGCGCCGCCGGCCTTGTCGATCACGTTGAACTACCCCGGC
This genomic interval from Sulfuricystis multivorans contains the following:
- a CDS encoding sensor histidine kinase, which translates into the protein MKPIPGDGIVLRSILLTVLAFFLAGIGIFAFTYHATAERAARNVDIRLNQLLDTIYSTLSIACFLKDQSLAEDVATGLLKSPEVLHVLIQADEITLVDAKRAGEAPVSEAVTLPPLERVVTSPFTPDKKVGMIRLSPNPEVIAQQRSNEIQRAAEQLLWQLLVVSGAIGTALIVFVARPISHISERLHTMDPLQGERLPIPSGHLNTELGRLVGDINRLADRLALTIAEARQDRASAEAASEAKSQFLASLSREIRAPLTTIRQIARLGARQGESAIDQEHFGRIDKAGAQLQATIDDVLDFSRIEAGKLVLENNPCKLTSLVADAVAAVEQHAAAKGLELVCRQSDSLPEFILGDPARIRQILVTLLMNAVRHSSHGSIVLTVLSADDELWFSVRDEGVGMTREEITNAFRAFAHDDQPIDRSACGTRLALPIAMNLASLMGGTIQAVSTPWHGSTFTLQLPLRPADQSA
- a CDS encoding efflux RND transporter periplasmic adaptor subunit, yielding MPRLSEAAEANTAQRGDAPAQQLIQRFLKKIPSIFLLLILAACGQGNDGGKPGATAGPGKPAAMPPPEVDVVTVKPVTAKITQDLPGRLLAYRTAQVRARVEGVVEKQLFVEGSDVKAGTPLFRIDARTYRAQLDAAEADLAAARAVLARYQPLLEIKAVSQQEFDAAAAKVKQAEASLAKARLDFENAVPSAPISGRIGRALVTEGALVGRNEATHLATIEQIDPIRVEFTHGYADLLRLQQAVKAGKQKKADSAEVQLVLEDGSLYAEKGRVKFTDMAVDPSTGAVVLRAEFPNPRRELLPGAFVRVRFPEAMIDEALTVPQRAVQGSPTGQIVMTVDAEGKVSVRPIKTGGVSGNDFIVTEGLVAGDIVIVNGLQKARPGSVVKAVPWTPGAPLLAGPPAPASAAGKK
- a CDS encoding Tex family protein translates to MLPSIESRIAAELGVLPNQVAAAVQLLDGGATVPFIARYRKEATGNLDDTQLRTLEERLGYLRELEERRAAILSSIEEQGKLSPELKHEIEHAETKQRLEDLYLPYKPKRRTKAQIAREAGLTPLAESLYRDPTLVPEAEAAKFVAADKGVPDVKAALDGARQILMERFAEDASLLEKLRGYLNEHAFIVSTVIEGKEEAGAKFRDWFDFREPLKSAASHRVLALLRGRNEDVLRLSIKTEPELRDPPESSPCIAMIARHVGIEDKGRAADRWLTETVRWTWLVKLSLHLETELMGVLRERAEEEAIRVFARNLHDLLLAAPAGPQAVIGLDPGIRTGVKVAVVDATGKLLETATLYPFEPRRDWEVSIAALRRLAQKHGVKLVAIGNGTASRETDRLVGELIQRHPELRLTKVLVSEAGASVYSASELAAREFPELDVSLRGAVSIARRLQDPLAELVKIEPKSIGVGQYQHDVNQAKLARALDAVVEDCVNAVGVDVNTASVALLARISGLNATLAANIVGYRDQHGAFPTRAALKKVPRLGEKTFEQAAGFLRIPHGENPLDASAVHPEAYPVVERILADIKKSVKEVIGDSRLIRSLRPEKYTDERFGLPTVQDILKELEKPGRDPRPEFKTASFREGVEEITDLEPGMVLEGVVTNVTNFGAFVDIGVHQDGLVHVSALSDKFVRDPHTVVKAGDVVKVKVLEVDLPRKRIALSMRLSDEVRKTEKVGAGQTASPRDLQRHRQQPRPEPTSAMAAAFAKLNLTAPADRSSR
- a CDS encoding TetR/AcrR family transcriptional regulator: MSFPDQAASGDCRKRLLQAACEVFGAEGYHVSVDRIAAQAGVAKQTLYNHFSSKAELFAEVIKNATAEFLVALDDDGTPLRERLVRFGVRYRERLLSTGGLQFYRMLVAEIPRFPELAAAFYESGPRRTAACLREVIKASMACGELRCDDAEFAAGMLLSMLVGAERSQYLFSGETPPEFDPGQAARIVDCFLRAFAPEGDVRRSDS
- the paaI gene encoding hydroxyphenylacetyl-CoA thioesterase PaaI — encoded protein: MSAQRIAEKVAEIMWADDHAARGLGIEIVAVGPGAATLKMAVRPDMVNGHGSCHGAFIFAVADATFAYACNSDNQRTVASGADIDFLAPAMMGEVLTATAIRRQQGGRSGLYDVEVVNQDGRLIALFRGRAVRVKGHIFEPA